A genome region from Labrus mixtus chromosome 9, fLabMix1.1, whole genome shotgun sequence includes the following:
- the aipl1 gene encoding aryl-hydrocarbon-interacting protein-like 1: MTDIQDTLLLGSEGIRKTILHGGTGDIPKLITGAKVTFHFRTQLCDDDRTVIDDSKVAGTPMEIVIGNMFKLDVWETLLASMRIGEVAEFWCDTIHTGVYPLVSKSMRRITEGKDPVDWHIHTCGMANMFAYHTLGYDDLDELMKEPKPLYFVLELLRVQQPSEYNRESWALSDEERLKVVPVLHGQGNKLYKQGHYQEATQKYKEAIICIKNVQTKKKAWEVQWLKLEKMANTLTLNYCQCLLRMEEYYEVIEHTSDIINQHPGVVKAFYLRGKAHLEVWNEAEAQQDFSRVLDLDPSMKKAVKKNLAVLNMRMEEKNQEDRDTYKGMF, from the exons atgacagacATACAGGATACTTTGCTGCTGGGCTCAGAGGGAATAAGGAAAACTATCCTGCATGGAGGCACCGGAGACATCCCAAAACTCATCACTGGGGCAAAG GTAACGTTCCACTTCCGCACCCAGTTGTGTGACGATGATCGCACAGTGATAGATGACAGCAAAGTGGCGGGGACACCCATGGAGATTGTGATCGGCAACATGTTCAAACTGGACGTCTGGGAGACTCTGCTGGCCTCTATGAGGATCGGGGAAGTGGCTGAATTCTGGTGCGACACCATT CACACTGGTGTGTACCCACTTGTATCAAAGAGTATGAGGCGCATCACGGAGGGCAAAGACCCGGTGGACTGGCACATCCACACATGTGGTATGGCCAACATGTTCGCCTACCACACCCTCGGCTACGATGACCTGGACGAGCTGATGAAGGAACCGAAGCCTCTCTACTTTGTCCTGGAGCTGCTCAGG GTGCAGCAGCCCAGTGAGTACAACAGGGAGTCGTGGGCTCTGAGTGATGAGGAGAGGCTGAAGGTGGTGCCTGTGCTGCACGGACAGGGGAACAAACTCTACAAACAAGGACACTACCAAGAGGCCACACAAAAGTACAAGGAAgccatcatctgcataaagaatGTGCAGACCAAG AAGAAAGCATGGGAGGTCCAGTGGCTGAAGCTGGAGAAGATGGCCAACACCTTGACGCTCAACTACTGCCAATGTCTGCTGCGCATGGAGGAGTACTACGAGGTCATTGAACACAccagtgacatcatcaatcaGCACCCAG GTGTAGTGAAGGCCTTCTACCTGCGAGGTAAGGCCCACCTGGAGGTGTGGAATGAAGCGGAGGCCCAGCAGGACTTCAGCAGGGTGCTGGACCTCGACCCCAGCATGAAGAAGGCCGTGAAGAAGAATCTGGCTGTGCTGAACATGCGCATGGAGGAGAAGAACCAGGAGGACAGGGACACGTACAAGGGCATGTTTTAA
- the trarg1a gene encoding trafficking regulator of GLUT4 1, with amino-acid sequence MAINTDTDFLKSNLGEGGGGGTQPADSHETEKLLALTTEPGGNGMKMSTSFTVNMDTDRGLEADQNGHSMALRSGSAGQLAASGPLSPSKASLSRSSTGNATVQETPKPKDYLILVILSCFCPVWPVSIVALVYSIMSRNSLQVGDIDGARRLGRLARLLSIVAIVLGIVTIVVGVSMSVM; translated from the exons ATGGCCATCAACACGGACACCGACTTCCTGAAATCTAACCTGGGTgagggtggtggaggaggaacCCAGCCTGCAGACTCCCACGAGACGGAGAAGCTCCTCGCGCTGACCACAGAGCCCGGTGGGAACGGGATGAAGATGTCCACTTCCTTCACCGTCAACATGGACACCGACCGGGGCCTGGAGGCCGACCAGAACGGCCACAGCATGGCGTTGAGGTCAGGCTCCGCCGGGCAGCTGGCCGCCTCCGGCCCCTTGTCCCCCTCCAAGGCCAGCCTGAGCCGCTCCTCCACCGGGAACGCCACCGTGCAGGAGACCCCCAAACCCAAGGATTACCTCATCCTCGTCATCCTGTCCTGCTTCTGCCCCGTGTGGCCCGTCAGCATCGTGGCACTGGTCTACTCCATCATG TCCAGAAACAGTCTCCAGGTGGGGGACATTGACGGGGCCCGGAGGCTGGGGCGGCTGGCTCGCCTGCTCAGTATCGTCGCCATCGTGCTGGGCATAGTCACCATCGTCGTCGGTGTCTCGATGTCAG TAATGTAG